A portion of the Candidatus Dependentiae bacterium genome contains these proteins:
- a CDS encoding class I SAM-dependent methyltransferase, whose product MNNFAGIDLFFLKNIKNAHILDYGCGDGAFSVFLIKNGFNVMAVDINPESEHKISAALNSEEKSRFKFMLLIGQDNLNNYSQKFDYIICREVLEHIKDYENIINIFSNIIKSSGVCIISVPTFLTEKYFAFWDKNWFAKCEHVNIFKKKDILNLAKLNNFEVARISSHSFNRTIFWSLVVPFKIEHRMGKILNKNRFINFTEYLSNAICSFKFIDKLGNKILPKSKVYYFKK is encoded by the coding sequence ATGAATAATTTTGCAGGCATAGATTTATTTTTTTTAAAAAACATAAAGAATGCACATATTCTTGACTATGGTTGCGGTGACGGTGCTTTTTCCGTCTTTTTAATCAAGAATGGCTTTAATGTTATGGCTGTAGATATTAATCCTGAATCAGAACATAAAATTAGTGCAGCATTAAATAGCGAAGAAAAATCCAGATTTAAATTTATGCTTTTAATTGGGCAAGATAATTTAAATAATTATTCGCAAAAATTTGATTATATTATTTGTAGAGAAGTTTTAGAACATATTAAAGATTATGAAAATATAATTAATATTTTTAGTAATATTATTAAAAGTTCAGGTGTTTGTATTATATCTGTGCCTACTTTTTTAACAGAAAAATATTTTGCATTTTGGGATAAAAATTGGTTTGCAAAATGTGAACATGTAAATATTTTTAAAAAGAAAGATATTTTAAATTTGGCAAAATTAAATAATTTTGAAGTTGCGCGTATTTCTTCTCATAGCTTTAATAGAACTATTTTTTGGAGTTTGGTAGTACCATTTAAAATAGAACATAGAATGGGTAAAATTTTAAATAAAAATAGATTTATTAATTTTACTGAGTATTTATCAAATGCTATTTGCTCTTTTAAATTTATAGATAAACTTGGAAATAAAATTTTGCCAAAAAGTAAGGTTTATTATTTTAAAAAATAA
- a CDS encoding ABC transporter ATP-binding protein, with translation MIETIKKLNYLLSKREKRFLILLFFISVFVAFLETFSISLVMVFASIATNFNIVYSNKYYNFLYNILHCNSVPQFIVIFGLALIIFYFLRAIIITIFTYAMNRFSQGRFRHFAIRFFQNYLNFAYKEFTTKNSSKIDKVIFSNTNDLVGILDAILQIMSEFLNVLLIYTALLFVHLKMTIVLSFLLLGKVFLIAKLFSKKLKNSGKKRQGFLVEISKTYTESFWNFKLIKLFFTQDKVLNRFNKACSKLVTANTFNAVLQNTPRLILETIGFSTLIAVIVYVVYMYHNATAIIPVISMYAFAFYRFLPSINKILSSYNRVIFLKSSLDSVNEYLGYEQEDLGDEKVSFKCSIVLKDLSFEYDSKTKVLGSVNIKIEKGQRTAFVGESGAGKSTIADVIMGLYRPTTGDIFIDDHKLDKTNIKSWRQKIGYIPQQIYLFDGTVADNVVFGRNFNKEKIVDVLKKSNIYNFLLTKDEIYTKVGDGGILLSGGQKQRIAIARALYSDPELLVLDEATSALDNQTEENIMNEIYSLNFDKTLIVIAHRLSTVERCDKIYKIDNGNVYLVEDLAQLYIQNRNTVQQVL, from the coding sequence TATAATTTTTTATATAATATTTTGCATTGTAATTCTGTACCGCAATTTATTGTAATATTTGGCTTGGCTCTTATAATTTTTTATTTTTTAAGAGCAATTATAATAACTATTTTTACATATGCAATGAATCGCTTTTCTCAGGGAAGATTTAGACATTTTGCAATTCGTTTTTTTCAAAATTATTTAAATTTTGCATATAAAGAGTTTACTACTAAAAATTCTTCAAAAATAGATAAAGTTATATTTTCAAATACCAATGATTTGGTTGGTATTTTAGATGCGATTTTACAAATTATGTCAGAATTTTTGAATGTATTGTTAATTTATACAGCATTACTTTTTGTTCATCTTAAAATGACGATAGTTTTGTCTTTTTTGTTGTTAGGAAAAGTTTTTTTAATAGCAAAATTATTTTCTAAAAAGTTAAAAAATTCCGGAAAAAAAAGACAAGGTTTTTTGGTAGAAATTTCAAAAACATATACAGAAAGCTTTTGGAATTTTAAATTGATTAAGCTTTTTTTTACTCAAGATAAAGTTTTAAATAGATTTAATAAAGCTTGTTCAAAACTTGTTACGGCTAATACATTTAATGCAGTGTTGCAAAATACACCAAGACTTATTTTAGAAACTATTGGTTTTTCAACATTAATAGCAGTAATAGTTTATGTTGTTTATATGTATCATAATGCGACGGCAATAATACCTGTAATTTCCATGTATGCTTTTGCGTTTTATAGATTTTTGCCTTCAATAAACAAAATTCTTTCATCATACAATAGAGTTATTTTTTTAAAAAGTTCACTGGATTCGGTTAATGAATATCTTGGTTATGAACAAGAAGATTTGGGTGATGAAAAAGTTTCTTTTAAATGTAGTATAGTTTTAAAAGATTTAAGCTTTGAATATGATTCTAAAACCAAAGTTTTAGGTTCAGTAAATATAAAAATAGAAAAAGGGCAACGTACGGCTTTTGTTGGCGAAAGTGGTGCCGGCAAAAGTACAATTGCAGATGTTATTATGGGGCTCTATCGACCAACAACCGGCGATATTTTTATAGATGATCATAAATTGGATAAAACTAATATTAAATCCTGGCGACAAAAAATTGGCTATATACCACAACAAATTTATTTGTTTGACGGTACAGTTGCAGATAATGTTGTTTTTGGTCGCAATTTTAATAAAGAAAAGATTGTAGATGTGCTAAAAAAATCGAATATATATAATTTTTTGTTAACTAAAGATGAAATATATACAAAAGTTGGTGATGGCGGAATTTTATTAAGCGGTGGCCAAAAACAACGCATTGCAATAGCCAGAGCGTTATACTCTGATCCGGAACTTTTAGTTTTGGATGAAGCCACTTCCGCTCTTGATAATCAAACCGAAGAAAATATTATGAATGAAATTTATAGTTTAAATTTTGATAAAACTTTAATTGTGATTGCTCATAGGCTATCTACTGTTGAGCGTTGTGATAAAATTTATAAAATTGATAACGGTAATGTTTATTTGGTTGAAGATTTGGCGCAGTTGTATATACAAAATCGAAATACTGTGCAGCAGGTATTATGA
- a CDS encoding GDP-L-fucose synthase — protein MNVNSKIYVAGHTGLVGSNIFNKLKQLGYKNIITANLNDLDLRNQQDTENFFKINKPEYVFLAAARVGGILANSTYKAEFIYDNLMISTNIIHASYKYGVKKLINLGSSCIYPKLALQPLKEEYLLSGYLESTNEPYAIAKIAAIKLCRYYNEQYGTNFISVMPTNLYGPNDNFNLETGHVLPVFIRKFYLAKLLQEKKLDIISKNLNINFKNINDISFEFSKHNIYADKVILWGTGEPYREFLHVEDLVDALIFLMQTCEYKDIGEIINIGTGQDLKISELANMVKEIVGFAGQIFFDNLRPDGTPRKLLDVSRIKKLGWKPKIILKEGIVKVYEKYKTFDK, from the coding sequence ATGAACGTTAATTCAAAAATTTACGTAGCCGGGCATACAGGCTTAGTTGGCTCCAATATCTTTAATAAACTAAAACAACTGGGTTATAAAAATATTATTACAGCAAATTTAAACGATTTAGACTTGCGAAATCAACAAGATACCGAAAATTTTTTTAAAATTAACAAACCCGAATATGTATTTCTTGCTGCAGCCAGAGTTGGCGGAATTTTAGCAAACAGTACATATAAAGCAGAATTTATCTATGACAACTTAATGATCTCAACAAATATAATTCATGCAAGCTATAAATATGGTGTTAAAAAACTTATTAATCTCGGCTCTTCATGTATTTATCCAAAATTGGCACTGCAACCGTTAAAAGAAGAATACTTGTTATCTGGTTACTTGGAATCTACAAACGAACCATATGCAATTGCCAAAATAGCGGCAATTAAGCTTTGTAGATACTATAATGAACAATATGGTACAAATTTTATCTCAGTGATGCCAACAAATCTTTATGGACCAAATGATAATTTTAATCTGGAAACCGGACATGTGTTGCCTGTATTTATCAGAAAATTTTATTTGGCAAAACTTTTACAAGAAAAAAAGTTAGATATTATCTCAAAAAATTTAAATATTAATTTTAAAAATATAAACGATATTTCGTTTGAATTCTCAAAACATAATATATATGCAGACAAAGTAATTTTATGGGGAACCGGTGAACCATATCGTGAATTTTTACATGTAGAAGACCTGGTTGATGCTTTAATTTTTTTGATGCAAACTTGTGAATATAAAGATATTGGCGAAATTATAAATATTGGTACCGGACAAGATCTTAAGATAAGTGAACTTGCAAATATGGTAAAAGAAATTGTTGGTTTTGCCGGGCAAATATTTTTTGATAACTTAAGACCTGATGGAACGCCAAGAAAACTTTTAGATGTTTCTAGAATTAAAAAATTAGGTTGGAAGCCAAAAATTATTTTAAAAGAAGGGATTGTAAAAGTTTATGAAAAATATAAAACTTTTGATAAGTAA